The following coding sequences are from one Acidimicrobiia bacterium window:
- a CDS encoding class I SAM-dependent methyltransferase, protein MSALEAELFGFPDDEHTDFEVAALRTLLPDPPARVLDAACGVGRHSVRLAAAGYDVVGLDSSEFFLERAAETADDVGVSVQFVHGDIREIPYERAFDVALNLLTAWGYYDDEENQRALQSIADALRPGGRFVLELAHRDSLVARYASRDWSELSDGTLVTQLREFDAVTGVNAVTHQWVDREGSRHERTHRVRL, encoded by the coding sequence ATGAGCGCGCTGGAGGCCGAGCTCTTCGGCTTCCCGGACGACGAGCACACCGACTTCGAGGTTGCCGCGCTGCGCACGCTGCTCCCCGATCCACCGGCCCGCGTGCTCGACGCGGCATGTGGCGTCGGGCGGCACTCCGTCCGCCTGGCCGCGGCGGGATACGACGTCGTCGGTCTGGACTCGTCCGAGTTCTTCCTCGAGCGCGCGGCCGAAACGGCCGACGACGTCGGCGTCTCCGTCCAATTCGTGCACGGTGACATTCGCGAGATCCCGTACGAGCGCGCGTTCGATGTGGCCCTCAACCTGTTGACGGCGTGGGGGTACTACGACGACGAAGAGAACCAGCGAGCGTTGCAATCGATTGCCGATGCGCTACGCCCCGGTGGTCGGTTCGTGTTGGAGCTTGCCCACCGCGACAGCCTCGTGGCTCGTTACGCGTCGCGCGACTGGTCCGAGCTCAGTGACGGCACGCTGGTCACCCAATTGCGCGAGTTCGACGCCGTCACCGGTGTCAACGCGGTGACGCACCAATGGGTGGACCGGGAGGGATCCCGGCACGAACGTACCCACCGTGTTCGCCTCTAA
- a CDS encoding neutral zinc metallopeptidase, with amino-acid sequence MVRLRAAFLVVVLIMSVLAAIPVARAATNTTTPGYQSVLTGAIAELQRYWAREYPDLYGERYQPIPRARIIAARPGVKMPACQGHKTVYADVRGNAFYCLESNFIAYDDVQLMPDLADTFGTFSVALVLAHEWGHAVQDRAGNGDQQTVYMEQQADCFAGAFLHHVAENGNSLTLKLGDLEASLGAMLMLRDAPGRSAADPSAHGSAFDRIGAFQDGFESGAEKCATYFDDPPVLVEIPFSSEEEAQSQGEVSAEDVIPLAVKLLNAFYSQVEPNYEPLSLRDITSFDSSKRSTIPKCGRTTLTLKQVQNRVFYCIDDGYIAFDDPFLQRIYDEIGDFGVASLIANPWATYVQTIQDIPGVAGNGLEVVFQSDCYSGGWAAALFNGALEGGSLSPGDLDEFVEAFLVYSRARGVEANVPITFLRVEFFRVGFLEGYNACNYDDIAAAVANI; translated from the coding sequence ATGGTGCGTCTCCGGGCAGCGTTTCTCGTGGTCGTGCTCATCATGTCGGTGCTCGCGGCCATTCCCGTTGCGCGCGCGGCAACCAATACGACGACACCGGGGTACCAGAGTGTGTTGACCGGCGCCATCGCCGAGCTCCAGCGCTATTGGGCCCGCGAGTATCCCGATCTCTACGGCGAGCGGTACCAGCCGATTCCTCGCGCGCGCATCATCGCGGCGCGACCCGGCGTGAAGATGCCGGCGTGCCAGGGTCACAAGACGGTCTACGCGGACGTCAGGGGGAACGCGTTCTATTGCTTGGAGAGCAACTTCATCGCCTACGACGATGTGCAGCTCATGCCGGATCTTGCCGACACGTTCGGAACGTTCTCGGTGGCGCTCGTGCTCGCGCACGAGTGGGGGCACGCAGTCCAGGACCGTGCCGGCAACGGCGACCAGCAGACCGTCTACATGGAGCAGCAGGCGGACTGTTTCGCGGGTGCGTTCCTCCACCACGTCGCGGAGAACGGCAACTCGTTGACGCTCAAACTTGGCGACCTCGAGGCGTCACTGGGCGCGATGCTCATGCTGCGCGACGCGCCCGGACGGTCGGCGGCGGACCCGTCGGCGCACGGCAGCGCCTTCGACCGGATCGGCGCGTTCCAGGACGGCTTCGAATCGGGCGCCGAGAAGTGTGCGACGTACTTCGACGATCCGCCGGTCCTCGTGGAGATCCCGTTCTCGAGCGAGGAAGAGGCGCAGAGCCAGGGCGAGGTCAGCGCCGAAGACGTGATCCCTCTCGCGGTGAAGCTGCTGAACGCCTTCTACTCGCAGGTCGAACCGAACTACGAACCACTCTCACTCCGCGACATCACGTCGTTCGACAGCTCGAAGCGCAGCACCATCCCGAAGTGCGGCCGGACCACGCTCACGCTCAAGCAGGTGCAGAACCGCGTCTTCTATTGCATCGACGATGGCTACATCGCGTTCGACGACCCATTCCTGCAGCGCATCTACGACGAGATCGGCGACTTCGGCGTGGCGTCACTCATCGCGAACCCGTGGGCTACGTACGTGCAGACCATCCAGGACATCCCCGGCGTGGCCGGCAACGGTCTCGAAGTGGTCTTCCAATCCGACTGTTACAGCGGGGGCTGGGCCGCTGCGTTGTTCAACGGTGCCTTGGAGGGTGGGAGCCTGTCGCCCGGTGACCTCGACGAGTTCGTGGAGGCCTTCCTCGTGTACAGCCGCGCCCGCGGCGTGGAGGCGAACGTGCCGATCACGTTCTTGCGGGTGGAGTTCTTCCGAGTCGGCTTCCTCGAGGGCTACAACGCCTGCAACTACGACGACATCGCCGCCGCCGTTGCCAACATCTGA